The Budorcas taxicolor isolate Tak-1 chromosome 5, Takin1.1, whole genome shotgun sequence genome includes a window with the following:
- the BBS10 gene encoding Bardet-Biedl syndrome 10 protein, with product MAAAGSVTVALHVAEVLETIVSGCLGPEGRQVLCTKPTGEVLLSRDGGRLLKALHLEHPVARVMVACVSSHLRKTGDGAKTFIIFLCHLLRGLREITGKEKDFFPFENTQTCGRHWKNCCQWKFISQALLTFQTQILDYVMDHYLSRHFLSIFSSGTKERTLCRGSLEMLLGAYFCGRVGRNNHNLISQLMCDYVFKCTACESSFEEVLEIVDDCFVELKVGVTGLPVSDSRIIAGLVLQRDFSVYCPADGDIRIVIVTETIQPLFSISGSEVILNSEAQFQTSQFWITERTKAIVKHLQNQNVKLLLSTVKQPDLVIYFAGLNDISVVECLSSEELSLIQRVIGLVPFVLPEASSQYELSHTALVKFCKPLILRSKRYVHLGLMSTCSFTPHCIVLCGPVQGLVEQHEDALHGAFKMLRQVFKDLDLNYVTQTSDQSCTSGPRIYKNSRESNELPKIVNSSIQRLYQDTVVKNEGELAKTQTNLRVCSNLIVPSVKLEKNVLCSTPKVAVTDSYQTDETLRCSSPNKGRIMDDHEPFIENNSANSKTENTRKEISYKNLQVTKLARKDSILPLRYKSLEMCTSQSYYFSSIPAGSVLPVGGNFEILLHYYLLNYAKKCQQSEQTMVSSIIANALLGVPKILYKSKKGNYSFPQVYVSALRALQTNQPMISNQTGLESVAGKYQLLTSVLQCLTNILTVDLVINIKRQPQEVYDQDSEEEL from the exons ATGGCCGCTGCGGGGTCTGTGACGGTGGCGTTGCATGTGGCGGAAGTGCTAGAAACCATCGTGAGCGGTTGCTTGGGGCCCGAAGGGCGGCAAGTTCTGTGTACCAAGCCCACTGGCGAGGTGCTGCTCAGCCGGGATGGAGGCCGCCTGTTGAAGGCGCTACATTTAGAGCATCCCGTAGCCAG ggtgatggtggcctgtGTTTCCAGTCATCTAAGAAAAACAGGAGATGGTgctaaaacatttattatctttctttgcCATTTACTCAGAGGACTTCGTGAGATCACAGGCAAGGAAAaggattttttcccttttgaaaataCTCAAACCTGTGGAAGGCATTGGAAAAATTGCTGTCAGTGGAAATTTATTTCCCAAGCTCTTCTAACATTTCAGACACAAATACTAGACTATGTTATGGACCATTACTTAAGTAGACACTTCTTGTCCATCTTTTCTTCAGGCACTAAAGAAAGAACATTGTGTAGGGGCTCTTTAGAGATGCTCTTAGGGGCATACTTTTGTGGAAGAGTGGGAAGAAATAATCACAACTTGATATCTCAGTTGATGTGTGACTATGTTTTCAAGTGTACAGCTTGTGAAAGTAGCTTTGAAGAAGTACTTGAGATAGTGGATGACTGTTTTGTTGAGTTGAAAGTTGGTGTCACCGGCCTTCCTGTTTCCGATTCCAGGATCATAGCTGGGCTTGTGCTTCAGAGAGACTTTTCTGTGTACTGTCCAGCAGATGGTGACATAAGAATAGTGATAGTAACAGAAACCATTCAGCCTCTTTTTTCAATTTCTGGATCAGAGGTTATTCTAAATTCAGAAGCACAGTTTCAGACATCTCAGTTTTGGATTacagaaagaacaaaagcaaTAGTGAAACATTTACAGAATCAGAATGTAAAGTTACTCCTATCTACTGTGAAGCAACCAGACTTAGTAATTTATTTTGCAGGACTGAATGACATATCTGTGGTGGAGTGTTTATCATCTGAAGAACTTTCTCTTATCCAGAGAGTCATTGGTCTTGTTCCCTTTGTACTACCAGAGGCCTCTTCTCAGTATGAACTCTCTCACACTGCTTTGGTGAAATTCTGTAAACCCCTTATCCTCAGATCCAAAAGGTATGTTCATCTTGGCTTGATGAGCACCTGTTCATTTACACCGCATTGTATAGTTCTTTGTGGACCGGTGCAGGGTCTTGTTGAACAACATGAGGATGCTTTACATGGAGCATTTAAAATGCTCCGGCAGGTATTTAAAGACCTTGATTTAAATTATGTGACACAAACCAGTGACCAAAGTTGTACATCAGGTCCTCGTATATATAAGAATAGTAGAGAAAGTAATGAGTTACCAAAAATAGTTAACAGCTCAATACAAAGGTTGTATCAGGACACTGTTGTAAAGAACGAAGGTGAACTGGCAAAAACTCAAACGAATTTAAGAGTATGTTCAAATTTGATAGTTCCAAGCGTCAAATTAGAGAAAAATGTATTGTGTTCAACACCAAAAGTGGCAGTAACAGATTCATACCAGACAGATGAAACATTGAGATGTTCATCCCCAAACAAAGGGAGGATAATGGATGACCATGAACCATTTATTGAGAATAATTCTGCTAactcaaaaacagaaaatactagAAAAGAAATTTCTTACAAAAATTTACAGGTTACAAAACTTGCTAGAAAGGACAGCATTTTACCACTGAGATATAAGTCACTGGAGATGTGTACTTCCCAAAGTTACTATTTCTCATCTATACCAGCTGGTTCTGTTTTGCCTGTGGGTGGTAATTTTGAGATCTTATTGCATTACTATCTTCTCAACTATGCCAAAAAATGCCAGCAATCAGAACAAACCATGGTTAGTAGCATAATAGCTAATGCACTTTTAGGCGTTCCCAAAATCTTGTATAAGTCTAAGAAAGGAAATTACAGCTTTCCACAAGTATATGTAAGCGCTCTCCGGGCACTGCAAACCAATCAACCCATGATAAGCAACCAGACAGGTTTGGAATCAGTTGCTGGTAAATACCAGTTACTaacttcagttcttcagtgcttgacAAACATTTTGACTGTTGACTTAGTAATCAATATTAAGAGACAGCCTCAGGAAGTTTATGATCAAGATTcagaagaggaactataa